The following proteins are co-located in the Leptospira weilii genome:
- a CDS encoding ABC transporter ATP-binding protein: protein MILRINNLSREYGKSKAVNGVSFDMNQSDYVAIVGPSGSGKTTLLSMITGILSSTGGEVYFDTTKVSDMGKGALANFRARNIGLIFQFSELLPHLDVEENILLPALLVGKFSQKEYLEKCEYLIQSLHLESIRKSYPSKLSGGQIQMTAIARSLINEPELLLADEPSGDLDPENSELVRNLLYDFNSRGLTILLVTHDMNLAFDAKTIYEMREGAFTRVVK from the coding sequence ATGATACTTCGAATCAACAATCTCTCCCGAGAATACGGAAAGTCGAAAGCCGTAAACGGAGTTTCTTTCGACATGAATCAGTCCGACTATGTCGCAATCGTAGGTCCTTCCGGTTCTGGAAAAACAACTCTTCTCTCCATGATCACAGGAATACTTTCCAGCACCGGCGGAGAAGTTTATTTCGATACGACCAAAGTCAGCGACATGGGAAAAGGCGCACTCGCCAATTTTCGCGCGAGAAACATCGGACTCATCTTTCAGTTTTCGGAACTGCTTCCTCATCTCGACGTAGAGGAAAATATCCTTCTTCCCGCTCTTCTCGTGGGAAAGTTTAGCCAAAAAGAATATCTGGAAAAATGCGAATACCTCATTCAAAGTCTTCATCTCGAATCGATTCGAAAGAGTTACCCGAGCAAACTTTCCGGCGGTCAAATTCAGATGACCGCGATCGCGAGATCGCTTATCAACGAGCCGGAACTTCTTCTCGCAGACGAACCTTCGGGAGATTTGGACCCCGAAAACAGCGAACTCGTCCGAAACCTTCTCTACGACTTTAATTCCAGAGGCCTTACAATTCTATTAGTAACCCATGATATGAATCTCGCCTTCGACGCAAAAACAATCTATGAAATGAGAGAAGGAGCCTTTACCCGGGTGGTAAAATGA
- a CDS encoding tetratricopeptide repeat protein: MIFVILVAIGIILIVASGSFLIQTKKDAYEKALALAAMGNYVDARVMIRDILDNSPSNVRAHYVIAKIYAMEGDTINEARHLEKIKKIGTYEKGINEVAVSNRIADIYYQQDLFEEALFHYLDTVAVDPENPEANVRIGFMALGQKEFMIADRFLGKISDEKIKTASIFIGKGVISAILRKGNPVDFFAKAYDLEPSSPVGGFLYALSLTRDGKYDEAVRIANSVADLIEDDYIRYTIFQFLMCCFILQKNLSEALKHSRLCMEMARNSGWKQEMIDSDVYFSLLAVKLGKLEEASEYLIEAESERIDDQRILELANYKFQLETKRIEANKVAPGGFSLDDEIARIFGELFPVERFYELSGLKSSKSFHIKGILDDQGNKLLSDVSKIGVGVLDHYRQLKGVEFKNLCVRVVMALNYTVSREVPNKEGDGLNLTGLNKADKETRSLFKFRKWKDAKISDIFLRDTISQLNELGLDKAFIIGDAEFTEGAKRFLADNSSLLDVISGKDLEEILKKAIHQEAK; the protein is encoded by the coding sequence ATGATCTTCGTCATTCTTGTAGCCATTGGAATCATTCTGATCGTTGCGTCTGGATCCTTCCTGATTCAGACCAAGAAAGACGCTTATGAAAAGGCTCTGGCCCTTGCGGCAATGGGGAATTATGTGGATGCTCGAGTGATGATTCGGGATATTTTGGATAATTCTCCTTCGAACGTCCGAGCACATTATGTGATCGCGAAAATTTACGCAATGGAAGGAGATACCATCAACGAAGCCCGGCATCTCGAGAAAATCAAAAAAATCGGTACATACGAAAAGGGAATCAACGAGGTCGCCGTTTCCAACCGAATCGCGGATATCTACTACCAGCAGGACTTATTCGAAGAAGCTCTCTTTCATTATTTGGATACCGTGGCAGTCGATCCGGAAAACCCGGAAGCGAACGTCCGAATCGGTTTTATGGCTTTAGGCCAAAAAGAATTCATGATCGCGGATCGGTTTCTCGGTAAAATTTCCGACGAGAAAATCAAAACGGCTTCCATTTTTATCGGGAAGGGAGTGATCTCTGCGATTCTTCGAAAAGGAAATCCGGTCGATTTTTTTGCAAAAGCGTACGATCTCGAACCCTCTTCTCCGGTCGGAGGTTTTTTATACGCTCTGAGTTTGACTAGAGACGGTAAATACGACGAAGCCGTTCGAATCGCAAATTCCGTTGCGGATCTGATCGAAGACGATTATATACGTTATACGATCTTTCAGTTTTTGATGTGTTGTTTTATTCTTCAAAAGAATTTGAGCGAGGCTCTCAAACACTCGAGACTTTGTATGGAGATGGCGAGAAATAGCGGTTGGAAACAGGAGATGATCGACTCCGATGTTTATTTTTCTCTTTTAGCGGTCAAACTCGGTAAGCTGGAAGAAGCGAGCGAATATCTCATCGAAGCAGAATCTGAAAGGATCGACGATCAAAGAATTTTGGAACTCGCGAACTACAAGTTTCAATTGGAGACCAAAAGAATCGAAGCAAATAAAGTCGCACCGGGAGGTTTTTCCTTGGATGACGAGATTGCGAGAATTTTTGGCGAACTCTTTCCGGTGGAGCGTTTTTATGAACTTTCCGGACTTAAGTCCTCCAAATCCTTTCATATCAAAGGGATCTTGGACGACCAAGGGAATAAACTTCTTTCGGACGTTTCTAAAATCGGAGTCGGAGTCTTGGATCACTATCGTCAATTGAAAGGGGTGGAATTTAAGAATCTCTGTGTTCGAGTCGTGATGGCTTTGAACTATACCGTAAGTCGCGAAGTTCCCAACAAGGAAGGGGACGGTCTCAATCTTACGGGTTTGAACAAAGCGGATAAGGAAACCCGCTCCTTATTTAAATTCCGTAAATGGAAGGACGCCAAAATTTCGGATATCTTTCTTCGGGATACGATTAGTCAGTTGAACGAATTGGGTTTGGATAAGGCCTTTATCATCGGAGATGCGGAGTTTACGGAAGGCGCTAAACGTTTTCTTGCGGATAATTCTTCCTTGCTCGATGTAATTTCCGGAAAGGACTTAGAAGAAATCCTTAAAAAAGCCATTCATCAGGAGGCAAAATAA
- a CDS encoding ROK family protein, with product MKSYLGIDIGAGSIKANLVAQDGTILESTSRTTGVETDEPQFLDSLASIVSEMKNSSLAAIGIGSPGPIDCENGILIQSANLPLLKNVALVAYLKKKFSIPVYYNNDANLAALGEYRFGLGKGSPSLVILTLGTGLGGGWVYQGKLFDGYKGSGMEAGHVTYLPNGSLCGCGQRGCTEAYFSASGFLNRYQEKTGNSLNSAEEFFDRNRKGETVASILLNEGIEALAQLCRGLIHTINPERIVFTGGLVYSWDLFGNSLKERIQELIFPIFRTYTQILPGGNISGTLGAAALCMENQE from the coding sequence ATGAAATCCTATCTCGGAATCGATATCGGAGCGGGAAGTATCAAGGCTAATCTAGTAGCTCAAGACGGAACCATCTTAGAAAGCACTTCCCGAACAACCGGAGTGGAAACGGACGAGCCGCAATTCCTGGATTCCCTTGCCAGTATCGTATCGGAAATGAAAAATTCCTCTTTGGCCGCAATTGGAATCGGAAGTCCGGGACCCATCGATTGCGAAAACGGAATTCTAATTCAATCGGCGAACCTACCTCTTTTGAAAAACGTAGCGTTAGTTGCTTATCTAAAAAAAAAATTTTCGATTCCAGTTTACTACAACAATGACGCAAACCTCGCCGCACTCGGAGAATATCGTTTCGGTCTTGGAAAAGGATCCCCAAGTTTGGTGATTCTTACCTTAGGAACTGGACTCGGAGGAGGCTGGGTGTATCAAGGAAAATTATTTGACGGCTACAAAGGAAGCGGAATGGAAGCGGGACACGTTACGTATCTTCCAAACGGCTCCCTCTGCGGTTGCGGACAACGAGGATGCACCGAAGCGTATTTTAGCGCGAGCGGATTCTTAAATCGATATCAGGAAAAAACGGGAAATTCTTTAAACTCCGCCGAAGAATTTTTCGATAGAAATCGAAAGGGAGAAACCGTCGCATCAATTTTATTAAACGAAGGAATCGAAGCCCTCGCACAACTCTGTAGGGGACTCATTCATACCATCAATCCGGAAAGGATCGTCTTTACGGGAGGGCTTGTGTATTCTTGGGATCTATTCGGCAACTCTCTCAAAGAAAGAATTCAAGAACTTATCTTTCCGATTTTCAGAACTTATACCCAAATTCTGCCCGGAGGAAACATATCCGGAACCTTAGGCGCGGCAGCGCTTTGTATGGAGAACCAAGAATGA
- a CDS encoding SiaB family protein kinase, with amino-acid sequence MRFDKLYKQYDYLKKLRSVLYYQGVVTHEILGDLTQILKSRIANEKRKNKILNVFVEMVQNVSHYSLEKEGGYGVGLILVKEKDHILKLSTANFLSPETASSLQTKLDHFLSLTEAEVKELYLERIKGERPKYSKGAGLGFLEILRKSDFPFRSSFEKTPNGNFFFTLTVFFRLG; translated from the coding sequence ATGAGATTCGACAAATTGTATAAACAATACGATTATTTAAAAAAGTTAAGATCGGTTCTCTATTACCAGGGCGTAGTGACACATGAAATTTTAGGAGATCTTACGCAAATACTTAAGAGCAGAATTGCAAACGAAAAACGAAAGAACAAGATCCTAAATGTGTTTGTGGAAATGGTTCAGAACGTAAGTCACTATTCTTTGGAAAAAGAAGGGGGTTACGGAGTCGGTTTGATCCTAGTCAAAGAAAAAGATCATATTTTAAAGCTCTCTACCGCAAATTTTTTGAGTCCAGAAACAGCGTCTTCCTTACAAACGAAATTGGATCACTTTTTATCCCTCACGGAAGCGGAAGTAAAGGAATTGTACCTGGAGAGAATCAAGGGAGAAAGACCCAAATACAGCAAAGGCGCCGGTTTGGGTTTTTTGGAAATATTAAGAAAATCTGATTTTCCGTTTCGCTCCTCTTTCGAAAAAACTCCGAACGGAAACTTCTTCTTTACTCTCACAGTTTTTTTTCGCTTGGGGTAA
- a CDS encoding histidine triad nucleotide-binding protein, protein MNDHHCIFCKIIRKEIPSEIAFENEEILAFYDISPQAPTHIVFVPKKHITSLREVGNEDSSLLGNILLQIRDTAKNLGFAENGYRIVNNTGKNGGQTVFHIHFHLLAERQLLWPPG, encoded by the coding sequence ATGAACGACCATCATTGTATTTTCTGCAAGATAATCCGTAAGGAAATTCCTTCCGAGATTGCGTTCGAAAACGAGGAAATATTAGCTTTTTATGATATTTCTCCCCAGGCTCCGACTCATATCGTCTTCGTCCCAAAGAAGCACATAACGTCTCTCAGGGAGGTCGGAAACGAAGATTCCTCCCTACTCGGAAACATACTACTCCAAATTCGAGACACCGCAAAAAATCTCGGTTTTGCGGAAAACGGTTACAGAATTGTAAACAATACCGGAAAAAACGGAGGACAAACCGTTTTTCACATCCATTTTCATCTTCTGGCGGAACGTCAACTGCTCTGGCCTCCGGGTTAG
- a CDS encoding ATP-binding protein, which produces MNLKKPSFLGLNLNFLKIETRILLPFLFGCILLILLLGSLLLYYQKKNTDTTAIRNVKTVAQQMLALRVYYSDNIVNKALQEGTEVTYKYRTVPKSIPLPATIVKEFGEHLTRQFEGIRVELYSEYPFPNRHRYGGLDDFQKDALNRLQKNPDIPYYTFQEIDSTPYVRYALADRMQASCIQCHNTHPESPKKDWKIGDVRGILEISMPVKQAESGADMILFSTVAILIGLGTIFIVNNTRNKENESMILELNANLEQKVETRTAELAKSNEDLMNAIGNLEKLMRNLRDTQHQLVLSEKLAALGQLAAGISHELNTPLGAISSSCKSISEVVNNELKNVPILLSNLSPEDSKRFNTILEESLKHISESPILPNRGIRQELARDLENSGIKNPNSVARTITDLGIHKLGERLIPLLRSEKIAEILTAVASFITIARVSNVIWIATDKASRVVNALKSYLRPKTEGGQGELYAIDVQMEIENILILYHNKITYEVEIVKNYKTEKRCLGEADKLNQVWINLLNNALQSMNYKGKIEIETREQDSWVVVSWTDSGTGIPETIQDKIFDPFFTTKKHGEGMGLGLDICKKIIDSFGGKIEFQTAPGRTKFSVWLQAA; this is translated from the coding sequence ATGAATTTAAAAAAACCGTCCTTTCTGGGATTAAATCTGAATTTTCTGAAAATAGAAACACGCATCCTTCTGCCTTTTCTTTTCGGTTGTATCTTACTAATCCTTCTTCTAGGAAGTCTTCTCCTTTATTATCAAAAAAAGAATACGGATACGACCGCAATACGCAACGTAAAAACCGTCGCGCAACAGATGCTCGCGCTTCGGGTTTATTATTCGGATAATATAGTAAATAAGGCGTTGCAGGAAGGAACGGAGGTCACTTACAAATACAGAACGGTTCCGAAAAGTATTCCTCTTCCAGCAACGATCGTAAAAGAATTCGGAGAACATCTTACACGTCAGTTCGAAGGGATTCGAGTAGAATTATATAGCGAATATCCGTTTCCCAATCGACACAGATACGGCGGCCTTGACGACTTTCAAAAGGACGCATTGAATCGTTTGCAAAAAAATCCAGATATACCCTACTATACGTTTCAAGAAATCGATTCAACACCTTACGTTAGATACGCTCTTGCCGATCGAATGCAGGCTTCTTGTATTCAATGCCACAACACTCATCCAGAATCTCCGAAAAAAGATTGGAAGATCGGAGACGTAAGGGGAATCCTCGAAATCAGCATGCCAGTCAAACAGGCCGAAAGCGGCGCCGACATGATCTTATTTTCCACCGTAGCAATCCTGATCGGACTCGGAACCATATTTATCGTAAACAATACCAGGAACAAGGAAAACGAATCCATGATTCTGGAACTCAATGCAAACCTGGAACAAAAGGTGGAAACGAGAACGGCGGAACTCGCAAAATCCAACGAAGATCTAATGAATGCGATCGGTAATCTAGAAAAATTAATGCGAAATCTTAGAGACACTCAGCATCAGCTCGTACTTTCCGAAAAGTTGGCCGCCTTGGGTCAATTGGCCGCCGGAATCAGTCACGAATTAAACACTCCCCTCGGCGCGATTTCTTCTTCCTGTAAATCTATATCGGAAGTCGTGAATAATGAATTAAAAAATGTTCCTATTCTGCTTTCAAATTTAAGTCCAGAAGATTCGAAACGTTTCAATACGATCTTGGAAGAAAGCCTGAAACATATATCCGAATCTCCGATTTTACCGAATCGCGGAATCCGTCAAGAGTTGGCCCGTGATTTGGAAAATTCCGGAATTAAAAATCCGAACTCGGTCGCGCGTACGATCACGGATTTGGGCATACACAAGTTAGGGGAGCGGTTAATTCCTTTGTTACGGTCGGAAAAAATCGCCGAAATTCTAACCGCGGTGGCTTCCTTTATTACGATCGCACGCGTAAGCAACGTGATATGGATCGCCACGGACAAGGCTTCTAGGGTCGTAAACGCACTTAAAAGTTACCTACGTCCAAAAACGGAGGGGGGCCAAGGGGAACTTTACGCGATCGACGTTCAGATGGAAATTGAGAACATTCTAATATTATATCATAATAAAATTACCTATGAGGTCGAAATCGTAAAGAATTACAAAACCGAAAAACGATGTTTGGGAGAGGCGGACAAATTGAATCAAGTCTGGATCAACCTTCTCAACAACGCCCTTCAATCCATGAACTACAAAGGAAAGATAGAAATCGAGACGAGAGAACAGGATTCTTGGGTTGTGGTTTCCTGGACGGATTCCGGAACAGGAATTCCAGAAACGATTCAAGACAAAATTTTCGATCCTTTTTTCACCACAAAAAAGCACGGGGAAGGGATGGGGCTCGGACTTGACATTTGTAAAAAAATAATCGATAGTTTCGGGGGAAAAATCGAGTTCCAAACCGCTCCTGGTCGAACCAAATTTAGCGTATGGCTCCAAGCCGCATGA
- a CDS encoding beta-ketoacyl-[acyl-carrier-protein] synthase family protein, with translation MDKTNTNHNSRVAITGIGIILPNTYSVDMFWKNLSEGNSQIDKITRFQTDDMTVKVAAEMNDFNWKKFLPDLEEKYAKRYNRETFAIMSAMAEARKDAKLEKNSVDPSKVGFIDSSSRSSLAWWEHAWKLYHKEKNLNIFDRYSVLTSMASNPTNLTAIYANIQGFVTTITAACVGGHHAISLCYQAIRKGRAEVMYAGGHEFPLLKPLIMMYSDPASSVMSSEENNPKSAIKPYDRNRDGFILGEGAAVLCLERMDRALARGAKIYAEVLGTYSYNEADHAMRMDLTGKKAAIGLSRLLRISGLKLEDIDYFCGHGTATINNDMAESRALNILYNGLSRNKWAPLGSIKPIFGHTFGAAGIINVAATALMLKKQILCPTINLKEVDPECDHDHITEGARKTRLRNAISMAFAIGSQSSFVSLAAPPDLL, from the coding sequence ATGGATAAAACAAACACCAATCATAATTCAAGAGTTGCCATTACTGGAATCGGAATCATCCTTCCGAATACGTATTCTGTGGATATGTTTTGGAAAAATCTTTCCGAAGGGAATTCGCAGATAGATAAAATCACCAGGTTTCAGACCGACGATATGACCGTAAAAGTTGCGGCGGAGATGAACGACTTCAACTGGAAAAAATTCCTACCTGACCTGGAAGAAAAATACGCAAAGCGTTACAACCGGGAAACATTCGCTATTATGTCCGCTATGGCGGAAGCTCGAAAAGACGCAAAATTAGAAAAGAACTCCGTAGATCCGTCCAAAGTAGGTTTTATCGATTCTTCTTCGAGATCCTCTCTCGCCTGGTGGGAACACGCTTGGAAACTCTACCACAAAGAAAAAAACCTGAATATCTTCGATCGTTATTCCGTTCTCACTTCGATGGCTTCCAATCCTACCAACCTTACCGCAATCTACGCAAACATTCAAGGATTTGTGACTACGATCACCGCCGCTTGCGTCGGCGGACATCACGCGATCAGTCTCTGTTATCAAGCGATTCGAAAGGGAAGAGCAGAAGTGATGTATGCCGGAGGTCACGAGTTTCCTCTCCTAAAACCTCTGATAATGATGTATTCTGATCCCGCGAGTTCGGTCATGTCTTCCGAAGAAAACAATCCGAAGTCCGCAATCAAACCTTACGATCGCAATCGAGACGGTTTTATTCTAGGAGAAGGAGCGGCCGTTCTCTGTTTGGAAAGAATGGATCGTGCTCTCGCCAGAGGCGCTAAAATTTACGCGGAAGTTTTAGGAACCTACAGTTACAACGAGGCAGACCACGCGATGAGAATGGATCTGACTGGTAAAAAAGCAGCGATCGGTTTAAGCCGACTTTTGAGAATTAGCGGACTCAAACTCGAAGATATCGATTATTTCTGCGGACACGGAACCGCGACAATCAACAACGATATGGCCGAAAGTCGCGCGCTCAATATTTTATACAACGGACTCTCCCGAAACAAATGGGCTCCTCTCGGCTCCATCAAACCAATTTTCGGTCATACGTTCGGAGCGGCGGGAATCATCAATGTCGCCGCAACCGCTCTAATGCTAAAAAAACAAATCCTTTGTCCAACAATCAACCTCAAGGAGGTGGACCCGGAATGCGATCACGATCATATCACCGAAGGTGCGAGAAAGACTCGGCTTAGAAACGCGATTTCGATGGCCTTTGCAATTGGAAGCCAATCTTCCTTTGTTAGTCTCGCCGCACCGCCGGATCTTCTTTAA
- a CDS encoding adenylate/guanylate cyclase domain-containing protein encodes MWNETLFEQKKKSLEGFGVLSKKSIARFVENIKVLDEWQLHRINPIRFAKQNDFEIGETLDLFLHSAKIGFLDFAYNMICPACGGVAASHTSLDQIEEKSFHCYICNIDVPATLDDQVEVSFSVNPSLKKQFLNPLANVEAYLRYHISANFRKSKELLNFIFSNIQDLIVMEPGETKQIRLDAINVPAYQFSSVENNSAVFLYFDSKEVTKDRIVELSLLSTGFTPVELHLSPGEYEVKVSNRTIATSGFLIIKPNLKKILEIIREHPTVIEPFLTAKMLLNNQTFRELFRVQQLNSQLNLNVKSLTILFTDLRGSTEMYDKAGDILAYRLVQEHFRLLAETVKKFNGAIVKTMGDAIMATFSNPLEGLFASLEMMFRIDRMNEEFKEHGHEIGLKVGLNEGPALAVINDERLDYFGQSVNIAARVQALASAGEIWVTEPILSSPGIQEELNLKGYESERHEAFLKGVGQKATVHKLFKNEEQRAFVGSV; translated from the coding sequence ATGTGGAATGAAACCCTTTTCGAGCAGAAGAAAAAATCTTTGGAAGGATTTGGAGTTTTGTCGAAAAAGTCCATTGCCCGATTTGTGGAAAACATAAAGGTTCTGGACGAATGGCAACTCCATCGGATCAATCCGATTCGTTTTGCAAAGCAGAATGATTTTGAAATAGGGGAGACACTTGATCTCTTCCTTCATTCCGCAAAGATCGGTTTTCTTGATTTTGCATACAACATGATTTGCCCCGCTTGTGGAGGTGTCGCCGCTTCTCACACGTCTCTGGATCAAATCGAGGAAAAAAGTTTTCATTGTTATATCTGCAACATCGACGTGCCAGCTACTTTGGATGATCAGGTGGAAGTCAGTTTTTCGGTAAATCCATCTCTTAAGAAACAATTCCTGAATCCTTTAGCGAATGTGGAAGCGTATCTCAGATATCATATTTCCGCAAACTTTCGCAAGTCCAAAGAACTCCTGAATTTCATTTTTTCGAATATTCAAGATTTGATCGTTATGGAACCGGGTGAGACAAAACAAATTCGTTTGGATGCGATAAATGTTCCCGCGTATCAATTCAGTTCTGTGGAAAATAACTCGGCCGTCTTTTTGTATTTTGATTCTAAGGAAGTCACAAAGGATAGGATCGTCGAGCTCAGTCTTCTTTCTACCGGTTTTACTCCTGTCGAATTACATCTTTCGCCGGGAGAATACGAGGTTAAGGTTTCTAATCGGACGATTGCGACTTCCGGTTTTTTAATCATTAAACCGAACTTGAAAAAAATCCTGGAAATTATCAGGGAACATCCGACAGTGATCGAACCGTTTCTAACCGCGAAAATGCTTTTGAACAACCAAACCTTCCGGGAATTATTTCGCGTTCAACAATTAAACAGTCAATTGAATTTAAACGTAAAAAGTCTTACTATCCTTTTTACGGATTTGAGAGGCTCGACCGAAATGTACGATAAAGCGGGAGATATCCTCGCATATCGATTGGTTCAGGAACATTTCCGTTTGCTCGCCGAAACCGTAAAAAAGTTCAACGGCGCTATCGTGAAAACGATGGGAGACGCGATTATGGCGACCTTTTCTAATCCGCTCGAAGGATTATTTGCTTCGTTAGAAATGATGTTCCGTATCGATCGGATGAACGAGGAATTTAAGGAACACGGACATGAGATCGGTTTGAAAGTCGGTTTAAACGAAGGCCCTGCTCTTGCCGTCATCAACGACGAAAGGCTCGATTATTTCGGTCAAAGTGTTAACATCGCGGCAAGAGTGCAAGCGCTTGCGTCCGCAGGAGAAATTTGGGTGACCGAGCCGATTCTTTCCAGCCCTGGAATTCAGGAAGAATTAAATCTGAAAGGATATGAATCCGAAAGACACGAGGCTTTTCTTAAAGGAGTGGGTCAAAAAGCCACCGTTCACAAATTGTTCAAGAACGAAGAACAAAGGGCGTTTGTAGGATCGGTTTAA
- a CDS encoding lysylphosphatidylglycerol synthase transmembrane domain-containing protein, protein MKRILFGTVVSVAALGFLFSKLDLSEFARIQERWDPIYLIPFCISSAWGLLLFSWRWHLLMGKQIRFRYALLSSFIGVGANMFLPARGGDIFRLYFCKKESSLQYPTLVTALFIEKVLDFSFIFSAGICALMFLDIKDESSDSFFIVSSLVIAGIFLSLIAVRFLNETIVLVFAWVAGLFGKKEWFNHKLAHYVRDLGNFLVLKRFILPAFLTALTWLIGYALSYGILLKLVGIPMSYPEIILIMFAGAVGVMVPSAPSGAGVFHASVTSSFVLMGKKASEGLFYATTVHLAQFILQSVFAVILYLYWIVDRKKRGLGKAEFSLKEVIEVETAE, encoded by the coding sequence TTGAAACGTATTTTATTTGGAACCGTCGTCAGCGTAGCCGCTCTCGGATTTTTATTTTCAAAACTCGATCTGAGCGAGTTCGCAAGGATTCAAGAACGCTGGGACCCGATCTATCTCATTCCATTTTGTATCTCTTCCGCTTGGGGTTTGCTTCTTTTTTCCTGGAGATGGCATCTTCTCATGGGAAAACAAATTCGATTCCGTTATGCGCTTCTTTCCTCCTTTATCGGCGTGGGGGCGAATATGTTCCTTCCGGCAAGAGGAGGCGACATCTTTCGTTTATATTTTTGCAAAAAGGAATCGTCGCTTCAATACCCCACTCTGGTGACCGCGCTCTTTATCGAAAAAGTATTAGACTTTTCTTTTATATTTTCCGCGGGAATCTGCGCTTTGATGTTTTTAGACATCAAAGACGAAAGCAGCGATTCCTTTTTTATCGTATCCTCTTTGGTAATCGCCGGAATTTTCCTAAGTTTGATCGCGGTGAGATTTCTGAATGAGACGATCGTATTGGTTTTCGCCTGGGTCGCAGGTCTTTTCGGTAAAAAAGAATGGTTCAACCACAAACTCGCACATTATGTTCGGGACTTGGGAAATTTTTTAGTTCTGAAACGATTCATTCTTCCCGCCTTTCTTACCGCATTGACTTGGTTAATCGGCTACGCACTCAGTTACGGTATTCTTCTCAAACTTGTCGGAATTCCGATGAGTTATCCCGAAATCATACTCATCATGTTCGCAGGCGCAGTCGGCGTTATGGTTCCTTCCGCACCTTCCGGTGCGGGAGTATTTCACGCCTCGGTCACATCTTCTTTCGTTCTGATGGGTAAAAAGGCTTCCGAAGGTTTGTTCTATGCCACAACCGTCCATCTAGCACAATTCATCCTACAAAGTGTATTCGCGGTAATTCTTTATCTCTACTGGATCGTAGACAGAAAAAAACGCGGGCTTGGAAAAGCGGAATTTTCCCTCAAAGAAGTCATCGAAGTGGAAACCGCAGAATGA